The window GTCACGCATGAGGGGTGTGGGGTGAGCAACGGGGCCGGGCGGTCGGCGCATGCGGTGAGCCGGTCCAGCTGTGGTCCGCTGCGGGCCCCACGGGACCTGTGACGGCGGCCCCGGAACGCGGCCTGGGGCGGCAGGCAACCGGGCTCACCGCCGGACGCGTTCACGGTCGAGTTCCGCGGCCTCGGCGAGGACGTCCACGATGCGGTGGGCGGCCTTGCCCAGGTCATCGGCTTGAAGGGGTGTCAGCGCACGGGACTTCACCAGGGTGGCGCCGTCGTAGGCGGGATCTCCCGTATGCCCCTGGGGGTTGACGGCCGGCCATGGCTCCCGGCCGGCGCGCAGGTTGTTGCGGGCATGGAGGTCGCCATGCACGAGGGTGTCCGGCTGGGCCCGGCCCGGCTCCCGGGCGGTCCCCCGCGGCGGCATCGAGCAGCTGCTGCGGCAGTGCGTGCGGCAGCTGTGCGGCGTTCTTGCCCAGGTGCTCCTGCCAGGCATCGACCCTGCTCACGCAGCAGGGGCCGGGGCAGGCTGTGCGGTGCGGGGACGGCCAGGCGGCGGTTGAGCCGTCCGGCGGCCCTCATCACCTCGTCGCCGTCCTGAACGCCGGCCGTCGAGGACTGGACCCGGCCGTCGAGGACTGGACCCGCTCCAGCAGCATCGCGAACCGTTCGTCGTCGCGCTCGTGCAGCAGGACGGCACCGCACCCGCCCCATGCGACGAACGCGTCGGGCTCGTGGACGTTGCCGGGTTGCGGGAACGACACCGTCAGCGCGGCGCTGTCCTCCAAGCGCCGCCGTACCGGGACGATGACCCCCACGCCCCCGTGCATGACCCCGCCCCGCGGCACGCATTCCCGGCGCGCCAGTAGTTCCTGCACGATTCCGGGCAGTTCGGCGAGCCACGCGGCCCCGGCCTGCTGCTCGCGGGCGACGGTGCTCTGTGCGAACTCCTTATGAATCGGGATCATCCCGGCACCCCAGGGCCGAAGGCTGTGTCCGGCGCAGCCCTGGATGCCCAGGTGTGCGGGCGCCCTGCGTGGCCAGTGCCGGTGGGTTTCACGGGGGCGTCATGGAGCTCACGCACGCGAGTGTGGATGATCTGCCGGCCCGGCTCCGGCTCCGGCTCCGGGGGCGGTCATCTGTCTCTGCCCGCCGGCCTTGAGCCGCAGGCGCTGACCGGGCTGCTCGCCGGCCGGTTCGGTGTTGCGCGCACCCTTGTCCTGGACGGTTTCACCGATCCGACGGCCGGGGGAGTGTGCCGGTGCGGGCGGCTGTCCTGGATCCCTCTGCCGGGGCGGGTGGTGAAGAGGGGGGTGTGGGCGTGCGGGGACCGGGCGGGTCGCCACGGGGACGGCACACGATGCTGCTGGGGTTCTACGGCCGGTGCTGGTGGCCGCGCACCGGCAGGTGCCGGAGATGCCGGCGGCCGCCCTTAAGGAGAACGAGAACGAGGGCGGGGCCGGGGCCGGCTGGGTGCAGCGGCTGAGGGAGATCACCGGCTGGTCGCGGCCGTGCCCGGCGGCCGGAGGTGGCTGGGGCCCGGTTCAGCCGCGGGCGGGTACCCAACTGCCGGGTGACTGCCGGCGCATGGCCGGGACGTTCGGCGTGGGTGGCTTCGACGGATTGCCTGGACCTGAACCAGGAGCCGTGGACGGACCGTCGGGAAGACGGGCTGCTGATCTGGGCGGTCACGGAACACAAAGGATCTGTACTGCTGGCGGATGCAGGGCGAGGACCTTGACGGCTGGCCCGTGGCGGTCCGCTCCTTCGACACCCATGGACACCGCCTTGGCCTGCCCGGCCGCGCAGTTCGTCTGCCGCATCCTCCTCGATGCGCACCACCCGGACACGCCGGCCCACCACGTCGGCACCCACTGGTTCATGACCTACGACGACGGCCGCGATCCGCACCCGGCGCCCCCGGGCCCGCCGGACACGCCCCCGCCCCGGCGCCGCCCACGCCCCCCGTGGGGGGCTGGTGGAGATGCCGGGTCGTCTCGGGTGCCGTCCGGTGAGGGCCCCGGATCCGCGGCTGCGGATCGCGGCTGCGGCTGCCGGGGGGGGCGGTGCTGCCGTCACGTGATGCGGCGGCAGCGGGGCCCGCGCCGGGGGCGTCAGGGGGCAGGGGGGTCAGGGAGGGCAGGGGGGTCAGGGGGTGGCGAGGTGGGAGGCCATCGCGAAGGAGTCGGCGATGATCCGGTCGGTGGCCTTGTCGATGTCCTCGTCGCTGGCCAGCGTCGCGCCCTGGGTGGCGCCGCCCTGGAGGTTGTGGGTGCCGCCCTGGGTGGCGCCCTGGGTGTTGTTGTTCCCGGCGCCCTGGGTGGCGCCCTGGGTGTTGCCGGTGCCGCCCTGGGAGCCGCCGAGGGTGTTGCGGGTGCCGCTGACGGTGCCGCCCTGGACGTTGTTGGTGCCGCCCTGCGCGCCGCCCTGGGTGTTGGTCCGGCCGGTCTGGGTGCCGCCCTGGACGTTGTGGGTGCCGCCCTGGACGCCGCCCTGGGTGTTTTTCTTCCCGCCGACCTGGGTACCGCCCAGCACGTTGCCCGTGCCGCCCTGGGTGCCGTTCTGGATGTTGTGGGTGCCGCCCTGCGCCGCGGTCTGGGTGTTGCCGGTGCCGCCCTGGGTGTTGCCGGTGCCGCCCTGGGTGCCGCCCTGAAGGTTGCCGACCTGGACGTTGTTGCTGTTGCCGTCCCCGGTGTTGGAGATGTCGCCAATCCAGCCGCCGTTGTTGAAGATCACGTTGATCTTCGCGGGGGGTACGGGGTCGGTGCGCAGTGCCGCGGACGCCTGGCTCGCGGTGGTGCCCGTCCACGCCATGGCAGCGGCGAGGGACAGGGTCGCGTAGATGCCTACCTTCTTCACGGCAGCCCTTTCGTGCGGTAGGTAGAGAATCGGACTCTCTGCCGCTCCAACCTGTCGCACCCGCCGACCGCGCATCCACCGCGACACGGGCGAAGTCACCCGGACAGCGCCCCGCCCGACTCCCCAGCAACAGCGGTGACCGACCGCGCACCTGGTCCACCGTGAGACGCCGACGCCTTGCGCGACACCCGCCCGCCGGCTGTGAAGTACCGTGCGAACGACCGGAGATGGCCCCCGCCGTACGCGGCCGTCCTGTCCGGCCGCGCAGTCCGCCCGGAGCGTCCCGGGGCGCCCGTCCCTGCATGGGGTCGGATCAACTCGGTTGCCTCTCGCCCGGTTGCGGGTCTTGCGGGGCCCCCGGGGGCGTGTGCGCCGGCGCCGCCCGGGGGAGGCGGCCACCGGGCCCGCGCCCGGTGGTCACGGCCGCGTGCCGGTCCGCGTGCCCGCCGGCCCGGTGTGCTGGTCATACGGTCATGAGGGGTGCGGCGGAGGTTGCCGGCGGACGACGTCGAGGGCGAGCAGGGCGAAGAAGCCGTGAGGCGCGGCGGCGTTCGGCGGCCGGGCCCGGGGGCGCGCGGCGTTGTGGCCCCTGGGCGGCCGCGACCGGCCACGGCTGCTTTTGCGCAGGGCGATGATCAGGGCGAGACGAGTCCTTCGCACGGATCGCCGGCGAAGGGAACGCAGCCGTCCACGCCTCGAAGAGCAGGTGCCGGCCGCCCTGGCGGCAGCGCTGCCGGCCTCGGGCCCGGTTGAAGCCCTCGCCTGACGCCCTCGCCCCGGTACTCCTTCCGCGCGGCCAGGGTGGGAGGTCGCGAGAGCCACCGACCGGTCCGGAGCTGCCATGCCATCGCAGATGAAGCTGTCCGCGATCACACTCGACTGCCCCGACCCGCCGGCGCTCGCGGCGTTCTACCAGCGGGCCACCGGTCTCGAGCCGCATCCGAAGTCCGACGCCCACTTTGCCGCTCTCCGCGACGGGGACGGACTCTTCCTCGGTTTTCCAGCGGGTCGACGACTACCGGGCTCCCCGCCGGCCGGAGCAGACCGTTCCTCAGCAGTTCCACCTCGACTTCGACGTCGACGACCTCGACGAGGCCGAGGCATGGCTGCTCGATCTCGGCGCGAGCAGGCCGCAGTACCAGCCCCAGCAGGATCGCTGGCGGGTCCTCCTCGACCCGGCCGGGCACCCCTTCTGTCTGGTGGCCAAGGGCTGAACCCGCTTTGAGGAGCCCGCCGGACCCGGATGCCGAGGCGTCGTCTCCTTCTGCCGATCCGCCGGTCTCACAGGCTGGTGGGAGCCCGGTTGTTCAGCCGCCGCGCATCAGCGTGCCGCACGACGCGGTCGAGCACCACACCGTAAGGGGGGTGCACCGATGTGCTCCGTCATCGACGACGCCGGCACAGCGCGGCGGGACTGTGTCGGCGTCCAGGACCGTGGGCCCGCTCCGGTCCGCCATGAGCATCGAGGAAGTGGCCACGACGATGGGGGCGCAGGGCTTCACCCGCACTCCTTGCATCCATGACCGGCCGCACGGTGCTCTGGTACGGCGGGCCGGATGTCCTTTCCCCACCGCGCCGCCGTACGAGGAGGCCCTCACGGTCTGCTGCCGCACCTTTGGGGAACTGGCCGCTGTCGCGGTGGACGCCTGGTGCGGTCCGCAGGCCTGCATCGAGGAGCTTGGCCTGGTCGGACAAGTTCCCACCGAAGGGACCGCACAGCTCCAGGAAGATGCCCGGGACCGTGGCATGCCGCCTGCGGTCTGTGCGGAGGGCGATGGCCGTAGCGGAGGAACTCGGGCTGCCGGTACGGGCCCAGCGGGCCGGGGACATCCTGCTGTCGAGGCCTTCTTCGTCGCCGGCTTCCACAACTGGGCGTGCACGGTGCCTGACTGCGTTTTGGCGGACGAGTGGGACATGCGCTGACCCCAGCCGGCGCCGGTGGCTGCCGCGTCAACGGGCCGGTCCGCGGCAGTCGGGGCAACGAACACGACGCGGGTGGCGCCGGTTTCGTCGCCACCCGCCGGTCCGCGGCAGTCGGCCAGGATCCGGTCTGGACGCCCGGAGGAGATCGATCGTGCAGCACACGAAGTGGGGGGCGCGCAGCAAGCGCGGTGTGAGAGCGGATGCCGGACAAGCGCAGCGGCCGGACCGGCCAGGGGGGGCATGCCGACGTCGTGTGCGTTCGTGCCGCACCACGCCGGCCAGGCGCCCGCGTCCGCGGCGAGAGGAGGGGGGCATCGGCCGGGCGGACGCCCGCGCACGACCGCTGCCCGAGGTGTCCCGGTGCCCCCGGCCGGGCGGCAGAACGCCGGGGGGCGTCCGCTCATGTGACCTGGGCGGCGATGGTCCGTGCGCACGCCATCGCTTCCGCGCCGGTGGTGTCGACCTCCAGGTCGTAGGTCACACCGCGGTGCACCACGTCGGCCTGCAACGCGGCCATCCCGATGGTCCGATCACCCCGTGCGACCTCACGGCCCGCGGCGACGGCCGCGTCACACCTGACGCCGACCCACAGCACCCCCAGGCCACCCAGGGCATGGCGCCAGCGCTGCTGCGAGGCCGACCCGCCCAGGAACACCTCATCGACGAGGACGCGGGCACCGGCCCGGGCCATCGCTGCGACCCCCTCGATCCACGCCGCTTCCAGCGCCCGGAACGTGGCCCCGACGCTCACACTTCCGTCCGCGGCGAACTCGATCCCGCCCTGCGACGCCCGCAGGGACGCCGGCATCGCCTCGATGAGCGTGTCCGTCCCCAAGGCCAGCCACGGACCCGGCAGGACGGCCTGCAGACACCGCACGACGGCGGACTTCCCCGAGCTGGAACCACCGTTGACCACGATCACCTGAGTCGTCACCGCGCCACCGTAAAGACGCCGGGGCAACAGCCGAAACACATTTTTCCGTGCCCGCGCACCCCCGTACCGCCTCCCGGGGAAACGCAATTCCGCGCTCCCCGTACCGCCTCCCGCGACCCGGCGGACCTTCCCGGCCGCAGCGCCGGGCGGCGCGCGCGGCTTTTCCTTCCGCGGTCGCGAAGGAGGCTCGGCTGCCTGCCCAGGCCCCCCGGGGGGAGGCGGCGGGCCCCGGCCCGGACCTGGTGCCGTCTGCGCGGGCGGAGCGTCAGCCGGGGCGCCTGGCCATGACGACCACACCCGGCCCGCTGTACTCCTCGGCGGGCAGCCG of the Streptomyces sp. 1222.5 genome contains:
- the cpt gene encoding chloramphenicol phosphotransferase CPT; this encodes MTTQVIVVNGGSSSGKSAVVRCLQAVLPGPWLALGTDTLIEAMPASLRASQGGIEFAADGSVSVGATFRALEAAWIEGVAAMARAGARVLVDEVFLGGSASQQRWRHALGGLGVLWVGVRCDAAVAAGREVARGDRTIGMAALQADVVHRGVTYDLEVDTTGAEAMACARTIAAQVT
- a CDS encoding aminoglycoside phosphotransferase family protein: MPPRGTAREPGRAQPDTLVHGDLHARNNLRAGREPWPAVNPQGHTGDPAYDGATLVKSRALTPLQADDLGKAAHRIVDVLAEAAELDRERVRR